One genomic region from Euzebya tangerina encodes:
- a CDS encoding cupin domain-containing protein: MTTPTTPDRTVIDTATMPWINGLDVLANMAPAFRDNLGPRERVDDLFARYHRKTLRLDDDTTRRLDLIRVEPGYRDLTNAYHDSVEECLVLEGTVSIDGEGEFRAGDYFWRPPGYVHAAETADGFTALLGFQGVDPDEDSEGASRVIRPDEEAGTNALDGTTEGAFAADTVGPRGWVRCSSGLLPEIPGPVVARHRGPFEGMDLDRLSVRVLSHNPWTDGQTLLVRLLPGYTESGSAHGTAAYEHVVLEGSYEIAGEMHGTGTYLQRPAGVVDHPMTSADGALLYVKLDGTWDRVVAANTRS; encoded by the coding sequence ATGACCACACCCACGACGCCTGACCGGACCGTCATCGACACCGCCACGATGCCCTGGATCAACGGCTTGGATGTGCTGGCCAACATGGCTCCGGCCTTCCGTGACAACCTCGGTCCGCGGGAGCGGGTGGACGACCTGTTCGCCCGCTACCACCGTAAGACCCTGCGCCTGGACGATGACACGACGCGCCGACTGGACCTCATACGGGTTGAACCCGGCTACCGCGACCTCACCAACGCCTACCACGACTCGGTGGAGGAGTGCCTGGTCCTGGAGGGCACCGTCAGCATCGACGGTGAGGGCGAGTTCCGGGCCGGCGACTACTTCTGGCGGCCGCCCGGCTACGTCCACGCCGCCGAGACGGCCGACGGGTTCACCGCGCTGCTGGGCTTCCAAGGTGTCGACCCCGACGAGGACAGCGAGGGGGCGTCACGGGTGATCCGGCCCGACGAGGAGGCGGGGACGAACGCGCTGGACGGGACGACGGAGGGTGCGTTCGCCGCAGACACGGTGGGGCCGCGCGGCTGGGTCCGCTGCAGCTCAGGACTGCTCCCGGAGATCCCCGGACCGGTCGTCGCCCGCCACCGGGGGCCGTTCGAGGGGATGGATCTGGACCGGCTGTCCGTGCGGGTGCTCAGCCACAACCCGTGGACCGACGGCCAGACCCTGCTGGTCCGGCTGCTCCCCGGCTACACCGAGTCGGGCTCGGCCCACGGCACCGCGGCCTACGAGCACGTGGTGCTCGAGGGCAGCTACGAGATCGCCGGCGAGATGCACGGCACCGGCACCTATCTGCAGAGACCGGCGGGCGTCGTCGATCACCCGATGACCAGCGCGGACGGCGCGCTGCTGTACGTCAAGCTCGACGGCACCTGGGATCGTGTCGTCGCGGCGAACACGAGGTCATGA
- a CDS encoding AzlC family ABC transporter permease: MWSLPALVFGVSFGAVGVAGGADPLMLTVMSVVVFGPSSQFGALTILLAGGAATAALVTGLVLNSRLVALGLVISPRLDVGPIRRALAAHLVVDASVLLAIRMERPADLRRFYLESGVAVWLSWILGTMAGSVVGGSLDDLGRFGIDVALPALFLGLLAPTITDRRSRVAAAVGAVAAVATTPVLPRGIPVLLATVGAAVAVVAVDRDVAEPSQPDREPNA, translated from the coding sequence ATGTGGTCCCTGCCGGCACTCGTCTTCGGCGTGTCCTTCGGCGCCGTTGGTGTCGCGGGTGGGGCCGATCCGCTCATGCTGACGGTCATGTCGGTCGTCGTGTTCGGGCCGAGCTCGCAGTTCGGGGCACTCACCATCCTCTTGGCCGGAGGGGCGGCGACGGCTGCCCTGGTGACCGGGCTGGTCCTGAACAGCCGATTGGTCGCGCTCGGCCTGGTGATCTCGCCGCGCCTCGACGTCGGCCCGATCAGGCGTGCGTTGGCCGCCCATCTGGTGGTCGATGCCTCCGTCCTGCTGGCCATCAGGATGGAGCGGCCAGCCGACCTGCGGCGCTTCTACCTCGAGTCGGGCGTGGCCGTCTGGCTCTCCTGGATCCTCGGGACCATGGCTGGATCTGTGGTCGGAGGGAGCCTGGACGATCTGGGCCGCTTCGGGATCGATGTGGCACTCCCCGCGCTGTTCCTGGGTCTGCTGGCCCCGACGATCACCGATCGTCGCAGCCGGGTGGCGGCCGCCGTCGGTGCCGTTGCTGCGGTCGCCACGACGCCGGTGCTGCCGCGCGGCATCCCCGTGCTGCTCGCCACGGTCGGAGCCGCAGTCGCGGTCGTGGCGGTGGACCGCGATGTGGCCGAGCCATCGCAGCCGGACCGGGAGCCCAACGCATGA
- a CDS encoding alpha/beta fold hydrolase: protein MSRARVEGVSRGYVETSWGQVHIRRAGQAGPAIVLLHESPLSSATYAAVLPALARGARAVAIDTPGYGMSDGPPARAEISEYASVLLEVTRTMGLDRIAVVGVHTGASLAVQMAVQAPDRVTHLVLSGVPLITEEQRAEYLRSWAPEVPIAPDGSHLAWAWERYERIWSGPPDLLHLGATTLLANLQDYHLAYNAAFRYDPRPDLANVRCPVLLYTAEDDLLITSDEEAVVLFPDAQLERVPGLVGQLPLRIPTEFAARVLRFVSAAASR, encoded by the coding sequence GTGAGCCGGGCTCGCGTCGAGGGGGTCAGCCGCGGCTACGTCGAGACCTCGTGGGGGCAGGTGCACATCCGACGGGCCGGCCAGGCGGGGCCAGCCATCGTGCTGCTCCACGAGTCCCCGTTGTCCTCAGCCACGTACGCCGCGGTGCTGCCGGCACTGGCGCGCGGCGCTCGCGCGGTGGCCATCGACACGCCCGGGTACGGGATGTCCGACGGCCCGCCGGCGCGGGCGGAGATAAGCGAGTACGCCAGCGTCCTGCTCGAGGTGACCCGGACGATGGGGCTCGACCGGATCGCGGTGGTGGGCGTCCACACCGGCGCCTCGCTGGCCGTGCAGATGGCCGTGCAGGCACCGGACCGAGTGACCCATCTCGTGCTCTCCGGTGTGCCGCTGATCACCGAGGAGCAGCGCGCGGAGTACCTGCGCAGCTGGGCGCCGGAGGTCCCCATCGCGCCCGACGGCAGTCATCTGGCCTGGGCCTGGGAGCGCTACGAGCGGATCTGGTCGGGGCCGCCCGACCTGCTGCACTTGGGCGCGACGACGCTGCTCGCCAACCTGCAGGACTACCACCTGGCGTACAACGCGGCGTTCCGCTACGACCCACGGCCAGACCTGGCGAACGTCAGGTGCCCGGTGCTGCTCTACACGGCGGAGGACGACCTGCTCATCACCTCAGACGAGGAGGCCGTGGTCCTGTTCCCGGACGCCCAGTTGGAGCGGGTCCCCGGCCTGGTCGGCCAGCTGCCGCTCCGAATTCCGACGGAGTTCGCGGCAAGGGTCCTTCGTTTCGTTTCCGCAGCGGCTAGTAGATGA
- a CDS encoding AzlD domain-containing protein, which yields MTWTVVVVLALGTYAFRWIGVTVLAGRDISSQVEEVLRLLPPAIIAGLVTTQTFASGGDLTIDARLPGVLAAGIAVLLRAPLIVVLLVALLTTALFRSTGVAT from the coding sequence ATGACCTGGACGGTTGTCGTCGTCCTGGCGCTCGGGACCTACGCGTTCCGGTGGATCGGCGTGACCGTCCTGGCCGGCCGCGACATCTCCAGCCAGGTCGAGGAGGTCCTCCGACTCCTGCCCCCTGCCATCATCGCGGGGCTCGTGACCACGCAGACGTTCGCCAGCGGCGGCGATCTGACCATCGACGCCCGGCTGCCCGGTGTCCTGGCTGCCGGGATCGCTGTGCTGCTGCGAGCCCCACTGATCGTCGTCCTCCTGGTGGCCCTGCTCACGACCGCCCTGTTCCGCTCGACCGGAGTTGCCACATGA